One genomic region from Myxocyprinus asiaticus isolate MX2 ecotype Aquarium Trade chromosome 27, UBuf_Myxa_2, whole genome shotgun sequence encodes:
- the c1galt1c1 gene encoding C1GALT1-specific chaperone 1 isoform X1 codes for MFESGIMSEGSSFMKGMILGGIFCLVMSLFGTFIPGLHSEGDEHLHHHLKPVSKDELQKLSEAQMSDLTQQVRVYCLIMVTPRLLVYWATANDTWSKHCDKSVFYTSESAKALEALDLQEQDEWARLRKAIKHAYENAGDLRWFFVARPTTFAIIENLKYLVLEKDPSQPFYIGHTEKSGELDYVEYDGGIVFSYEAVRRLVEIFKDEDKCPERGRALWKMPEEKQLATCLKYSGVFAENGEDAQGKGLFNKKSISTLISDSMSQNPADVVEACCSDMAITFGGMTASQMQVMMYGVYRLRPYGHDFHDSLTFLPPKDSNND; via the exons AT GTTTGAATCTGGAATAATGTCTGAGGGAAGTTCGTTTATGAAAGGGATGATCCTAGGGGGTATTTTTTGCCTAGTGATGTCTCTGTTTGGAACTTTTATTCCAGGACTTCACTCAGAAGGTGATGAACATCTCCACCACCATCTGAAACCTGTTAGCAAAGATGAACTACAAAAGCTATCTGAGGCTCAGATGTCTGACCTCACCCAGCAGGTTCGAGTGTACTGTCTCATCATGGTCACCCCCAGGCTCCTGGTTTATTGGGCGACAGCCAACGACACATGGAGCAAACACTGTGACAAATCCGTGTTCTACACCTCAGAGTCTGCCAAAGCTCTAGAGGCACTAGACCTACAGGAGCAGGACGAGTGGGCAAGGCTACGCAAAGCCATCAAACACGCCTACGAGAATGCTGGAGACCTGCGCTGGTTCTTTGTGGCACGGCCCACCACTTTTGCAATTATTGAGAACCTCAAGTATTTGGTACTGGAGAAAGACCCAAGCCAGCCTTTTTACATTGGCCACACTGAAAAGTCTGGAGAGCTGGATTACGTGGAATACGACGGCGGGATCGTGTTTAGTTATGAGGCAGTGAGGAGGCTCGTGGAGATATTCAAAGATGAGGACAAATGCCCAGAAAGAGGCCGTGCCTTGTGGAAGATGCCTGAGGAGAAGCAGCTTGCCACCTGCCTAAAGTACAGTGGGGTGTTCGCTGAAAACGGAGAGGATGCACAAGGCAAAGGACTTTTTAACAAGAAAAGCATTAGCACGTTGATTTCTGACAGCATGAGCCAAAACCCAGCCGATGTTGTGGAGGCCTGCTGTTCAGACATGGCTATCACATTTGGTGGCATGACTGCAAGCCAGATGCAGGTCATGATGTATGGTGTCTACAGACTTCGGCCATATGGACATGACTTCCATGATTCTTTAACGTTTTTGCCTCCTAAAGACTCAAATAATGACTGA
- the c1galt1c1 gene encoding C1GALT1-specific chaperone 1 isoform X2, with amino-acid sequence MSEGSSFMKGMILGGIFCLVMSLFGTFIPGLHSEGDEHLHHHLKPVSKDELQKLSEAQMSDLTQQVRVYCLIMVTPRLLVYWATANDTWSKHCDKSVFYTSESAKALEALDLQEQDEWARLRKAIKHAYENAGDLRWFFVARPTTFAIIENLKYLVLEKDPSQPFYIGHTEKSGELDYVEYDGGIVFSYEAVRRLVEIFKDEDKCPERGRALWKMPEEKQLATCLKYSGVFAENGEDAQGKGLFNKKSISTLISDSMSQNPADVVEACCSDMAITFGGMTASQMQVMMYGVYRLRPYGHDFHDSLTFLPPKDSNND; translated from the coding sequence ATGTCTGAGGGAAGTTCGTTTATGAAAGGGATGATCCTAGGGGGTATTTTTTGCCTAGTGATGTCTCTGTTTGGAACTTTTATTCCAGGACTTCACTCAGAAGGTGATGAACATCTCCACCACCATCTGAAACCTGTTAGCAAAGATGAACTACAAAAGCTATCTGAGGCTCAGATGTCTGACCTCACCCAGCAGGTTCGAGTGTACTGTCTCATCATGGTCACCCCCAGGCTCCTGGTTTATTGGGCGACAGCCAACGACACATGGAGCAAACACTGTGACAAATCCGTGTTCTACACCTCAGAGTCTGCCAAAGCTCTAGAGGCACTAGACCTACAGGAGCAGGACGAGTGGGCAAGGCTACGCAAAGCCATCAAACACGCCTACGAGAATGCTGGAGACCTGCGCTGGTTCTTTGTGGCACGGCCCACCACTTTTGCAATTATTGAGAACCTCAAGTATTTGGTACTGGAGAAAGACCCAAGCCAGCCTTTTTACATTGGCCACACTGAAAAGTCTGGAGAGCTGGATTACGTGGAATACGACGGCGGGATCGTGTTTAGTTATGAGGCAGTGAGGAGGCTCGTGGAGATATTCAAAGATGAGGACAAATGCCCAGAAAGAGGCCGTGCCTTGTGGAAGATGCCTGAGGAGAAGCAGCTTGCCACCTGCCTAAAGTACAGTGGGGTGTTCGCTGAAAACGGAGAGGATGCACAAGGCAAAGGACTTTTTAACAAGAAAAGCATTAGCACGTTGATTTCTGACAGCATGAGCCAAAACCCAGCCGATGTTGTGGAGGCCTGCTGTTCAGACATGGCTATCACATTTGGTGGCATGACTGCAAGCCAGATGCAGGTCATGATGTATGGTGTCTACAGACTTCGGCCATATGGACATGACTTCCATGATTCTTTAACGTTTTTGCCTCCTAAAGACTCAAATAATGACTGA